GCCAGCGCCATGTCGATGGCCTTCGCCAGCAGCAGCGGGTTATCCGGGTCTGCGGCCAAAAAGCGTTCGGTGCGTTCGAGGTCGGTGAGGGCAGGTCCGGACATGGTGATGGTTCCGCAAGCTGGGCGGATGGTATGCGATCCGGACTTCAGTCCCGCGCAGGCCGCCGGGCCCACGCCGTCATCGCGGCGCGTCCCACCACCCCCCGCCCAGCGCCTGCAGCAGCGCCGCGGAGTCGGCGTGGCGGTCGGCCATCGCCTGCGTGCGCTCCAACTGCGCGGCGTGCAGCCGGCGTTGCGCGTCGAGCGCCGCATAGGTGCTGATGCCGCCTGCCTCCAGCCGGGCGGCGGCGATGTCCGACACGCGGCGCGCTTGCTCCGCTGCTTCGCTGCGCTCGCGCAGCTTGACCTCGTCCGCCTCCAGCGCGCGCAGCACGTCGGCCACTTCCTGGAAGCCCTTGAGCACCGATTCCTGGTAGGCCGCGCCGGCCTGCTCGTAGGCGGCGACGGCGGCGCGGCGCCTGGCCTGCAGTTCGCCGCCGCGGAACAAGGGCTGCGCCAGCGATGCCCCCAGCAGGTAGAAGCCGGTGCCGCCGCCGAACAGGTCGGCCGCGTGCGAAGTGAGCGAGCCGGCCGTGGCCGACAGCGTGATCTGCGGGTACAGGTGGGCGGTCGCCACCCCCACGCGCGCGCCGGCCTGCTGCAGCAGGGCCTCGGCCGCGCGAATGTCGGGACGGCGGCGCGCCAGCTCGGAAGGCAGGGCCAGCGGCAGCGGCGCCGGCAGCTTCAGCTCGGCCAGCCGCAGTTCCGGCAGTTGCGCGGTGCCCGGCGCTTCGCCCACATAGACGCCCAAGCGATGGCGCGCCTGCTCGCGCTGGCGGCGCAGTTCGGGCAGGCCCGCGCGCGCCTGCGCGAGGTCGCGCCGCTGCGCCGCGAGGTCGGCGCGCGACGCGGTGCCGATGGCTTCCAGCCTCTCGACGATGGCCACCTGGCGCGCGTGCAGGGCGATCATGTCCTCGGTGGAGGCGATCTGCTCGCGCAGCGCGGCTTCCCGGACCGCGGTGGTGACCACGTTGCCGGCCAGCGCCAGGCGCGCCGCCTCGAGTTCGTAGCGCTCCTGGTCCACCTCGGCCTGCAGCGCCGCCAGCTCCTGGCGGGTGGCGCCGAAGAAGTCGAAGGTGTATGACACCCCGACCGAGGCGAGATACAGGTTGAACGGGAAGGCGACGGGCAGCCCCTGCACGCCGAGCGCCTGCGGTTGCAGGTCGAGCCGGTTGGCGGCGAGGCGGGCGTCGACCTGCGGATACTGCGTGGCGCCGGTGCGGGCGTTCAGTTCCTCCTGCGCCTGCGACAAGCGCGCACGCGCACGCGCCAGCGTCGGGCTCGCCTCCAGCGCCCGGCGCACCAGCGCATCCAGGGCGGGCGAGCCGAACAGCTGCCACCACGCGGCCGGGATGTCGGCGCCTGGGGCCAGCTGCGGCACTTCGACGGGTGCCGCGGTGTATTGGCCCGGCGACGCGACCTGCGGCGGCTGCACGGGATCGACCGCGCAAGCCGTCAGCGCGAGGGCCGCCAGGCCGATGATCGCGGGCTTCATAAGGGCCTGTTAGCGCTATGGGAGGGCTCGCGCCGGTGGCTGGCAGGCTGCAGGGCTAGGCGCGGCCGAGGCCGTGTGCTCGCGCACACAACGAGGCCGCAACGACGCCATGCGGCCTGCCAGCCACCGGCCCGAAGGGTGACCCAGGAAACGGGCGCCCTCGGCGTTGCAAATGCTCGCCGGGGCGCCACCCCGGCTGCGCTTTGCGCCTTGATGGCGCCCGTTTCCTGGGTCACGCGAGTCCTCCCATAGCGCTAACAGGCCCTAGTCCAGCGTCCGGCGGTAGAAGACCACCGCAAAAGTCATCACCACCAGGGTGAACACCATCATCGGCCAGATGTCGGGCCACAGGTCCACCCAGCCGTTGCCCTTGAGCAGGATGCCGCGCACCAGGCGCATGAAGTGGGTGGCCGGCAGCACTTCGCCGAGCGCCTGCGCCCATCCCGGCATGCCGCGGAACGGGAACATGAAACCGGACAGCAGGATGGTGGGCAGGAAGTAGAAGAAGGTCAGCTGCATGGCCTGCAGCTGGCTGCGCGCCAGCGACGACAGCGTGATACCGACGGTGAGGTTGGCCGCGATGAACAGCAGCGCGACGATGTACAGCACGAAGACGCTGCCGACGAAGGGCACGCCAAACAGCCACAGCGCCGCCAGCAAGATGATGGTGGACTGCACCAGCCCGATGAAGACATAGGGCACGATCTTGCCGGTCATCACCTCCAGTGGCTGCGCCGGCGTGGCCAGCAGGTTCTCCATGGTGCCGCGTTCGCGTTCGCGCGTCATGGCCAGCCCGGTCATCATCACCATGGTCATGGTGAGGATCACGCCCATCAGGCCGGGCACGATGTTGAGCTGGGTGAGGCCTTCGGGGTTGTACAGCCGATGTACGCGCACCTCGAATGGCGGCTCGCGCACCGCCAGCCGGGCCAGCGGGCCCTGCATGTCCTTCTTCGCCACCGAGGTGGCCAGCTCGCGCACCGAGGCCAGCGCCGCGCCCGCCGCTGCCGGATCGGTGGCGTCGGCTTCGATCAGCAGGGCCGGCCGCTCGCCGCGCAGCAGCGCGCGGGTGAAGCCGGCGGGAATTTGCACGACGAACTGCACTTCGCCGCGGGCCAGCGCGGCGCGCGCCTCCGCCTCGTTCGCCACCTCTTTCACGATCTTGAAATAGCTGCTGGTGCGCATGGCCGCCACCCAGCTGCGCGTGAACTCGCTGTGGTCGGCCGCCACCACGGCGGTGGGCAGGTGGCGCGGGTCGCTGTTGATGGCGTAGCCGAACAGCACCAGCTGGATGATGGGGATGCCCACCACCATGCCGAAGGTCAGGCGGTCGCGCCGCAGCTGCAGGAACTCCTTGCGCACGATGGCCCACCAGCGGCTGAGTGAAAAGCGCTTCATCGGGCCGGCGCGAAGTTGTCGGAAGAGCGCTTCATCAGGTGGATGAACACGTCTTCCAGGCCGGTCTCGGTGGGCGCCATGCGCCAGGGCGTGCCCTCGGTGACACGGCGCAAGGTCGCTTCGAGGGCCGCCGCATCGCGGCCGGTCACGTGCAGCGATGCGCCGAAGGCGGCGATCTGCTCCACCCCGGATTCGCCCTCCAGCTTGCGGCCCAATGCGGGGAGGTCCTCGCCGGTCACCGCCCAGGTGCTAAGGCCCTGCTGCGCGACGATCTCGGCCGCCGTGCCCTGCGCCATCAGGCGGCCGTAGGCGATGTAGGCCAGCCGGTGGCAGCGCTCGGCTTCGTCCATGTAGTGGGTGCTGACCAGCACCGAGATGCCGCGCGCTGCCAGCGCGTGCAGTTCCTCCCAGAACTCGCGCCGCGCCTTAGGGTCCACACCGGCGGTCGGCTCGTCCAACAGCAGCAGCTCGGGTTCGTGCAGCATGCAAGCTGCCAGCGCCAGCCGCTGCTTCCAGCCGCCCGACAGCGTGCCGGCGAGCTGGTCGGCGCGCCCGGCCAGGTCGAGGCCCTCGATCGCCCGCTCCACTGCCTCACCGCGGGCAGGCGTCTCGTACATGCGCGCGATGAAGTCCAGGTTCTCGCGGATCGACAGGTCATCCCAGAACGAGAAGCGCTGCGTCATGTAGCCCACGCGGCGCTTGATCTCGCGGCTTTCGGTGCGGATGTCCCAGCCCAGGCAGGTGCCGGCACCGGAGTCGGGCGTGAGCAGGCCGCACATCAGGCGGATAGCGGTGGTCTTGCCGCTGCCGTTGGGGCCGAGGAAGCCAAGGATTTCGCCGCGCCGCGCCTGCAGGGCCAGGTCGACCACCACATGCTTGTTGCCGAAGCGCTTGTTCAGCCCGTGGACGTCGATTGCGTACTCGGCGGGCTGTGCGTTCACTGAAGAACCTCCGCCCTGCGGGCTGCGGTGCTATGAGCCTTCGGAGCGGCCGGGCGGCTCATGGCAGCGTCACGCTCACCGGCAGGCCCGGGTGCAGGCGCTGCGCCTGGCCGGGCGCCGGCCGGGCCTCGATCATGAACACCAGCTTGGCGCGCGTTTCATTGCTGTAGATCACCGGTGGCGTGTACTCGGCCTCACTCGCGATGAAGCTCACCTCGCCCTGCAAGCCGGACTCGCAGCCATCGCAATGCAGCGCCACCTTGCGCCCGGGCCGCAGGCCACCGACGACGGGCTCCGGCACGAAGAAGCGGATCTTCACGTTCTGCGGCGGCAACAGGCGCACCACGGGGCTGCCGGCCGGAACCCATTCGCCTTCACGGTACAGGGTGTCGGCCACGAGCGCGGCCTGCGCGGCCGACACCTGCTTCTGGTCGAAACGCCATTGGGCCTGGCTCGCCACCGCGCGGGCCGCCTCCAGTTGCGCCATCTGGGCGCGGATCAGGTGCTCGCGGGCAGGCAGACGCGCCACGGACAGCTGCCCCGCCAGTTCCTTCACGCGCGCTGCCTTGACCGAATGGTCCGCGCGCGAATCGTCGAGCTGGGCCCGCGCGATGCCGCCGGCGGCCAGCTGCGCCTCGTCGCGCCGCACCTGCTGCGCCGCCTGCTCTTCCGCTGCACGTGCCTGCGCCAGCTGCGCCTGCGCGACGTCAACCTCGGGGGTTCGCCTTCCCAGCCGCAGGTCGGCGAGCTGGGCTTGGGCCGCCTTTACCTGCTCGTCGGCCTGCTGCCTGGCAGTGGACTCTTCCTGCGCCTCCAGCGCGAAGACCCGGGCACCGACGCCGACCGACTGGCCCCGCTGCACGAAGAGATGCTCCAGGCGGCCACCCAGGGGCGATGCGAGATGCACGTATTCGCCCTCGACGTAGCCCTGGTAGGCCGGTGCGGAATCCCTCGAGCAGCCGGCCAGCACCGCCGCCATGGCGACGACAAGTGAAACCGCGATCAGCTTCCGGTGCATGGGCTGGATTCTGGGTTGTGGACCGCGCCTGGTCGCGGCTCAGGCATTCTATGCACGCACCCGACCCGGTCTCTACAGGGTCAGTTTATGTAACACGCAAAACTACTTAAGGTCTTACCCCCTACCGCGCCGCAACATGCGTAAATAGCATTCGCCAACTTTGCTGCCGGGCGTGCGTCGCCCTAAGGGACCAGGAGGCCGACTTGCCAGGTGAGATCATTCTTGAGACGAAAGGGTTGACCAAGGAGTTCAAGGGCTTCGTTGCGGTCAACAACGTCGACCTGAAAGTTCGCCGGGGCGACATCCACGCGCTGATCGGCCCGAACGGCGCCGGCAAGACGACCTACTTCAACCTGCTCACGAAGTTCCTGCCCCCGACGCGCGGGACCATCACCTATCAGGGTCAGGACATCACTAACGAGAAGCCGGCGCAGACCGCGCGCCGCGGCATCATCCGTTCGTTCCAGATCTCGGCGGTGTTCCCGCACATGACGGTGCTGGAGAACGTGCGCGCCGCGCTGCAGCGCAGCCTTGGCACTTCCTTCCATTTCTGGCGGCCCGAGCGCTCGCTCTTTCCGCTACATGAACGCGCCGAAGAACTGCTGGCCTCGGTGGGCCTCCAGGACTTCGCCGACGAGCTGACAGTCAACCTCCCCTACGGGCGCAAGCGCGCGCTGGAACTCGCCACCACGATGGCCCTCGAGCCGGAGCTGATGCTGCTCGACGAGCCGACGCAGGGCATGGGCCACGAGGACGTGCACCGCGTGACCGAACTCATCAAGAAGGTGTCGGCTGGCCGGACCATCCTCATGGTCGAGCACAACATGAACGTGGTGTCCTCCATCGCCGACCGCATCACCGTGCTTCAGCGCGGAGCGGTGATCGCCGATGGCCCGTATGCCGAGGTGTCCAAGAACCCGCAGGTGATCGAGGCCTACATGGGGTCGACCAACAGCGAACTGCAGGGAGCTCACTAGATGGCCGCGAATGAACTCTTGCGGATCGACGGCCTGAACGCCTGGTACGGCGAATCGCACATCCTGCATGGCGTGGATCTCACTGTGCATGAGGGTGAAGTGGTGTGCCTGCTGGGCCGCAACGGCGCGGGCCGCACCACCACCATGCGCGCCATCGTCGGCCTGACCGGCAGGCGCACGGGCTCGATCCGGATCAACGGCCAGGAATCGATCAAGCTGCCGCCTCACAAGGTGGCCAAGCTCGGCGTGGGCTACTGCCCGGAGGAGCGCGGCATCTTCGCCAGCCTGTCGGCCGAGGAGAACCTGCTGCTGCCTCCGGAAATCGGTCCCGGCGGGATGAGCGTGGCCGAGATCTACGACATGTTCCCCAACCTCAAGGAGCGCGCGGGCAGCCCCGGCACCCGGCTGTCGGGCGGCGAACAGCAGATGCTGGCCGTGGCGCGCATCCTGCGCACCGGCGCGCGCCTGCTCCTGCTGGACGAGATCTCCGAAGGCCTGGCGCCGGTCATCGTCCAACGACTGGCCGAGATGATCCGCACGATCAAGGCAAAAGGCTACACGGTGGTGCTGGTCGAGCAGAACTTCCGTTTTGCCGCGCCGCTCGCGGACCGCTTCTACATCATGGAGCATGGCAAGATCGTCAAGCAGTTCGCGCAGAGCGAACTGGCCGGCAACATGGCCATGCTGCAGGAATTCCTGGGTGTCTAGCCCGCCAATCGCCACCCCCAAGTTTTATCAAGGAGAGACTCGCATGAAACTGAAGAATGTCTTCGCCGCAGGCGCCCTCGCCGCCGCGGGCCTGTTCGGCGCGGCCACGCCCGCCGTGGCCCAGATTTCGGGTGACGTGATCCGCATCGGCATCATCACGGACATGTCCAGCGTCTACGCCGACATCGACGGCCAGGGCGGCGTCGAGGCCATCAGGATGGCGATCGCCGACATGGGCGGCACGATCAACGGCAAGAAGGTCGAGGTCATCTCGGCCGATCACCAGAACAAGGCCGACGTCGCCGCCACCAAGGCGCGCGAGTGGTTCGACACCCAGGGCCTGGACGTGCTGATCGGCGGCACCAACTCGGGCGCCAACCTGGCCATGGCCAAGGTCGCCGCCGAAAAGAAGAAGCCCTTCCTCGTGGTCGGCGCCGCCTCCTCGGCCCTGACCAATGACCAGTGCACCCCCTACACGCTTCACTGGGCCTACGACACGACCGCGCTGGCCAAGGGCACGGGCGCGGCGGTGGTCAAGCAGGGCGGCAAGAGCTGGTACTTCCTCACCGCCGACTACGCTTTCGGCGCGCAGTTGCAGACCGACACCAGCAAGGTGGTCGAAGCCAACGGCGGCAAGGTGGTGGGTTCGGTCAAGGTGCCGCTGAACGCGAGCGACTTCTCGTCCTTCCTGCTGCAGGCGCAAGGCTCCAAGGCGCAGATCCTGGGCCTGGCCAACGCGGGCGGCGACACGATCAACTCGATCAAGGCCGCCAATGAGTTCGGCATCACCAAGACGATGAAGCTCGCCGGCCTGCTGGTGTTCATCAACGACATCCACTCGCTGGGCCTGAAGACCACGCAGGGCATGTACCTCACCGACAGCTGGTACTGGAACCAGAATGCCGAAACGCGCGCCTGGTCGCGCAAGTTCTTCGACAAGATGAAGCGCATGCCCTCCTCGCTGCAGGCCGGCGACTACTCGGCCGCCACGCAGTACCTGGCTGCCGTGAAGGCCACAGGCAGCGATGACACCGAGAAGGTGCTGGCGCACCTGAAGAAGGCGAAGTTCAACGACATCTTCATGAAGGACGGCTGGGTGCGTGGCGACGGCCGCGTGATCCACGACATGTACCTGATGCAGGTCAAGGAGCCTGGCAAGTCGACCGAACCCTGGGACTACTACGAGGTCAAGCAGGTGTTCAAGGGCGAAGAAGCCTGGACCACCAAGGCCGAAACCAAGTGCGCCCTCTGGAAGTAAACGCATGAACGCCGGCCCCGTCGCGGGGCCGGCCCCCTGACCACGAGTCCCCGATGACCGAAATCTTTGGAATCCCGATCCAGGCCTTCCTCGGCCAGCTGATGCTGGGGCTGGTGAACGGCGCCTTCTACGCCATGCTCAGCCTCGGGCTGGCCGTGATCTTCGGTCTGCTGGACATCGTCAACTTCGCGCACGGCGCGCTGTACATGGTCGGCGCCTTCGCGGCTTGGATCATGCTGGACAAGTGGGGCGTGAACTACTGGTTCGCGCTCATCCTGGCGCCGCTCGTTGTCGGCGCCCTGGGCGTCGTGATCGAACGCACCATGCTCAAGCGGTTGTACGGCCTCGACCCGCTGTACGGCCTGCTGCTCACCTTCGGCCTCTCGCTGATCCTGGAAGGGATCTTCCGCGACCAGTACGGCGTGTCGGGCCAGTCCTATTCGGTGCCGGAGGCACTCACCGGCGCCACCAACCTCGGCTTCATGGTGCTGCCCAACTACCGCGCGTGGGTGGTGCTGGCCTCCATCGTCGTGTGCCTGGGCACCTGGTTCCTGATCGAGCGCACCCGCCTCGGCGCCTACCTGCGCGCCGGCACCGAAAACGCGAAGCTGGTGCAGGCCTTCGGCGTCAACGTGCCGATGCTGGTGATGCTGACCTACGGCGCCGGCGCTGCCTTGGCCGCGCTGGCAGGCGTGCTGGCCGCGCCGGTGTACCAGGTCGCGCCGCAGATGGGTTCCAACCTGATCATCATCGTGTTCGCGGTCGTCGTGATCGGCGGCATGGGCTCGATCATCGGCTCGGTCATCACCGGCCTGGGTCTGGGCATCATCGAAGGTTTGACCAAGGTCTTCTACCCCGAGGCCTCCAACATCGTCGTGTTCGTGATCATGGCGATCGTCCTGATGGTGCGGCCCGCGGGCCTGTTCGGCAAGGAAGCTTGAAATGAATTCGACCGTGGCCGCCGACGCCAAAGCCGTTGTGAAGGAAACCGCCGCGCCCGTGCGTCATGCCGGCATGAGCAAGACGGTTCGCTACACCTACCTGGGCCTGCTCGCCCTGCTCCTGCTCGCACCGCTGGTGGGCCTGTACCCGGTGTTCGTGATGAAGGTGCTTTGCTTCGCGCTGTTCGCCTGCGCTTTCAACCTGCTGCTCGGCTTCACCGGCCTGCTGTCGTTCGGCCACGCAGCCTTCTTCGGCATGGCGGCCTACGCCTGCGGCTGGGTGGTCAAGGCGCATGGTTGGACGCCCGAGCTGGGCTTGGTCGCCGGCACCTTGATCGGCGCCGTGCTCGGCCTTGTGGTCGGCCTGATCGCCATCCGCCGCCAGGGCATCTATTTCGCGATGATCACATTGGCGCTGTCGCAGATGGTCTTCTTCTTCTGCCTGCAGGCGCCCTTCACCGGCGGTGAAGACGGCCTGCAAGGTGTGCCGCGCAGCCGCCTGTTCGGCCTGCTCCCGCTCGATACGGACACCACCATGTACTACGTGGTGCTCGCCATCTTCGTGGCCTGCTTCCTCGGCATCATGCGCATCGTCAACTCGCCCTTCGGCCAGGTGCTCAAGATGATCCGCGAGAACGAGGCTCGCACCACCTCGCTCGGCTATGACGTCGACAAGTACAAGCTGCTCGCTTTCGTGCTGTCGGCCGCTCTGGCGGGCCTGGCCGGGTCGCTCAAGG
Above is a window of Ramlibacter tataouinensis DNA encoding:
- a CDS encoding HlyD family secretion protein, which translates into the protein MHRKLIAVSLVVAMAAVLAGCSRDSAPAYQGYVEGEYVHLASPLGGRLEHLFVQRGQSVGVGARVFALEAQEESTARQQADEQVKAAQAQLADLRLGRRTPEVDVAQAQLAQARAAEEQAAQQVRRDEAQLAAGGIARAQLDDSRADHSVKAARVKELAGQLSVARLPAREHLIRAQMAQLEAARAVASQAQWRFDQKQVSAAQAALVADTLYREGEWVPAGSPVVRLLPPQNVKIRFFVPEPVVGGLRPGRKVALHCDGCESGLQGEVSFIASEAEYTPPVIYSNETRAKLVFMIEARPAPGQAQRLHPGLPVSVTLP
- a CDS encoding branched-chain amino acid ABC transporter permease, which translates into the protein MTEIFGIPIQAFLGQLMLGLVNGAFYAMLSLGLAVIFGLLDIVNFAHGALYMVGAFAAWIMLDKWGVNYWFALILAPLVVGALGVVIERTMLKRLYGLDPLYGLLLTFGLSLILEGIFRDQYGVSGQSYSVPEALTGATNLGFMVLPNYRAWVVLASIVVCLGTWFLIERTRLGAYLRAGTENAKLVQAFGVNVPMLVMLTYGAGAALAALAGVLAAPVYQVAPQMGSNLIIIVFAVVVIGGMGSIIGSVITGLGLGIIEGLTKVFYPEASNIVVFVIMAIVLMVRPAGLFGKEA
- a CDS encoding ABC transporter ATP-binding protein; amino-acid sequence: MPGEIILETKGLTKEFKGFVAVNNVDLKVRRGDIHALIGPNGAGKTTYFNLLTKFLPPTRGTITYQGQDITNEKPAQTARRGIIRSFQISAVFPHMTVLENVRAALQRSLGTSFHFWRPERSLFPLHERAEELLASVGLQDFADELTVNLPYGRKRALELATTMALEPELMLLDEPTQGMGHEDVHRVTELIKKVSAGRTILMVEHNMNVVSSIADRITVLQRGAVIADGPYAEVSKNPQVIEAYMGSTNSELQGAH
- a CDS encoding ABC transporter ATP-binding protein gives rise to the protein MAANELLRIDGLNAWYGESHILHGVDLTVHEGEVVCLLGRNGAGRTTTMRAIVGLTGRRTGSIRINGQESIKLPPHKVAKLGVGYCPEERGIFASLSAEENLLLPPEIGPGGMSVAEIYDMFPNLKERAGSPGTRLSGGEQQMLAVARILRTGARLLLLDEISEGLAPVIVQRLAEMIRTIKAKGYTVVLVEQNFRFAAPLADRFYIMEHGKIVKQFAQSELAGNMAMLQEFLGV
- a CDS encoding branched-chain amino acid ABC transporter permease, translated to MSKTVRYTYLGLLALLLLAPLVGLYPVFVMKVLCFALFACAFNLLLGFTGLLSFGHAAFFGMAAYACGWVVKAHGWTPELGLVAGTLIGAVLGLVVGLIAIRRQGIYFAMITLALSQMVFFFCLQAPFTGGEDGLQGVPRSRLFGLLPLDTDTTMYYVVLAIFVACFLGIMRIVNSPFGQVLKMIRENEARTTSLGYDVDKYKLLAFVLSAALAGLAGSLKALVMGFATLTDVQWQMSGEVILMSLLGGVGTFFGPVLGAGIVIALQDYLADRVGAWVNVIIGLIFVVCVLAFRKGLVGELHAFMERRRTVSSR
- a CDS encoding ABC transporter ATP-binding protein, which gives rise to MNAQPAEYAIDVHGLNKRFGNKHVVVDLALQARRGEILGFLGPNGSGKTTAIRLMCGLLTPDSGAGTCLGWDIRTESREIKRRVGYMTQRFSFWDDLSIRENLDFIARMYETPARGEAVERAIEGLDLAGRADQLAGTLSGGWKQRLALAACMLHEPELLLLDEPTAGVDPKARREFWEELHALAARGISVLVSTHYMDEAERCHRLAYIAYGRLMAQGTAAEIVAQQGLSTWAVTGEDLPALGRKLEGESGVEQIAAFGASLHVTGRDAAALEATLRRVTEGTPWRMAPTETGLEDVFIHLMKRSSDNFAPAR
- a CDS encoding ABC transporter substrate-binding protein; this encodes MKLKNVFAAGALAAAGLFGAATPAVAQISGDVIRIGIITDMSSVYADIDGQGGVEAIRMAIADMGGTINGKKVEVISADHQNKADVAATKAREWFDTQGLDVLIGGTNSGANLAMAKVAAEKKKPFLVVGAASSALTNDQCTPYTLHWAYDTTALAKGTGAAVVKQGGKSWYFLTADYAFGAQLQTDTSKVVEANGGKVVGSVKVPLNASDFSSFLLQAQGSKAQILGLANAGGDTINSIKAANEFGITKTMKLAGLLVFINDIHSLGLKTTQGMYLTDSWYWNQNAETRAWSRKFFDKMKRMPSSLQAGDYSAATQYLAAVKATGSDDTEKVLAHLKKAKFNDIFMKDGWVRGDGRVIHDMYLMQVKEPGKSTEPWDYYEVKQVFKGEEAWTTKAETKCALWK
- a CDS encoding efflux transporter outer membrane subunit; the encoded protein is MKPAIIGLAALALTACAVDPVQPPQVASPGQYTAAPVEVPQLAPGADIPAAWWQLFGSPALDALVRRALEASPTLARARARLSQAQEELNARTGATQYPQVDARLAANRLDLQPQALGVQGLPVAFPFNLYLASVGVSYTFDFFGATRQELAALQAEVDQERYELEAARLALAGNVVTTAVREAALREQIASTEDMIALHARQVAIVERLEAIGTASRADLAAQRRDLAQARAGLPELRRQREQARHRLGVYVGEAPGTAQLPELRLAELKLPAPLPLALPSELARRRPDIRAAEALLQQAGARVGVATAHLYPQITLSATAGSLTSHAADLFGGGTGFYLLGASLAQPLFRGGELQARRRAAVAAYEQAGAAYQESVLKGFQEVADVLRALEADEVKLRERSEAAEQARRVSDIAAARLEAGGISTYAALDAQRRLHAAQLERTQAMADRHADSAALLQALGGGWWDAPR
- a CDS encoding ABC transporter permease, whose translation is MKRFSLSRWWAIVRKEFLQLRRDRLTFGMVVGIPIIQLVLFGYAINSDPRHLPTAVVAADHSEFTRSWVAAMRTSSYFKIVKEVANEAEARAALARGEVQFVVQIPAGFTRALLRGERPALLIEADATDPAAAGAALASVRELATSVAKKDMQGPLARLAVREPPFEVRVHRLYNPEGLTQLNIVPGLMGVILTMTMVMMTGLAMTRERERGTMENLLATPAQPLEVMTGKIVPYVFIGLVQSTIILLAALWLFGVPFVGSVFVLYIVALLFIAANLTVGITLSSLARSQLQAMQLTFFYFLPTILLSGFMFPFRGMPGWAQALGEVLPATHFMRLVRGILLKGNGWVDLWPDIWPMMVFTLVVMTFAVVFYRRTLD